In the Pseudomonas orientalis genome, one interval contains:
- the panC gene encoding pantoate--beta-alanine ligase, with translation MNTVKTLRELRAAVTHARSAGKRIGFVPTMGNLHSGHATLVTKAAQQSDFVVTSIFVNPLQFGAGEDLDKYPRTLAADQEMLLQAGCNLLFAPTVEEMYPGGMTGQTRVSVPHLSEGLCGASRPGHFEGVATVVSKLFNMVQPDMAVFGQKDYQQLAVIRAMVHDLNMPIQIIGEPTVRATDGLALSSRNGYLTQEQRAAAPVLYRSLSQMAAAIKSGERDFATLCAEHIQQIEAAGLRMDYLEVRQGVHLRPATPEDRDIVILVAAYLGATRLIDNLHLNLD, from the coding sequence CATCGGCTTCGTGCCGACCATGGGCAACCTGCACAGTGGCCACGCCACCCTGGTGACCAAGGCCGCGCAGCAGTCGGACTTCGTGGTGACCAGCATTTTCGTCAACCCATTGCAATTCGGTGCCGGCGAAGACCTGGACAAATACCCGCGCACCCTCGCCGCCGATCAGGAAATGCTGCTGCAAGCCGGTTGCAACCTGCTGTTCGCGCCCACGGTCGAGGAAATGTACCCCGGCGGCATGACCGGCCAGACCCGCGTCAGCGTCCCCCATCTGTCCGAAGGCCTCTGTGGGGCCAGCCGTCCAGGGCATTTCGAAGGCGTGGCCACGGTGGTCAGCAAGCTGTTCAACATGGTCCAGCCGGATATGGCCGTATTTGGCCAGAAGGACTATCAGCAACTGGCGGTGATCCGCGCCATGGTGCATGACCTGAACATGCCGATCCAGATCATCGGCGAGCCGACCGTACGCGCAACTGATGGCTTGGCGCTGTCATCGCGCAACGGTTACCTCACCCAGGAGCAACGCGCGGCTGCCCCCGTGCTGTACCGCAGCCTCAGCCAGATGGCCGCCGCCATCAAGAGCGGTGAGCGGGATTTCGCCACACTGTGCGCCGAGCATATCCAGCAGATCGAAGCCGCCGGCTTGCGCATGGACTACCTGGAAGTGCGCCAGGGCGTGCACTTGCGCCCGGCCACGCCCGAGGACCGGGACATTGTGATCCTGGTGGCGGCCTATCTGGGCGCAACTCGCCTGATCGACAACCTGCACTTGAACCTCGACTGA
- the pgi gene encoding glucose-6-phosphate isomerase, giving the protein MAYYRTPHDVTALPAWHALDQHRQAMQDFSMREAFNADPQRFSEFTLSSCGLFLDYSKNLITRETRDLLVGLANEVGLKDAINSLYAGEPVNSSEGRPALHTALRRPVGDKLSVNGVNIMPDVHKVLNQITDLVGRIHDGLWRGYTEKPITDVVNIGIGGSFLGPELVSEALLSYAHKGVRCHYLANIDGSEFHELTMKLRAETTLFIVSSKSFNTLETLKNAQAARAWYLAQGGSEAELYRHFIAVSSNNAAAVAFGIREENIFPMWDWVGGRYSLWSAIGLPIALAIGMSNFKELLSGAYTMDQHFQNAPFEDNMPVLLGLLGVWYGNFWGSQSHAILPYDHYLRNITKHLQQLDMESNGKSVRQDGTPVATDTGPVIWGGVGCNGQHAYHQLLHQGTQLIPADFIVPIVSFNPVSDHHQWLYANCLSQSQALMLGKTRAEAEAELREKGIPEADVQKLAPHKVIPGNRPSNTIVVERISPRRLGALVAMYEHKVFVQSVIWGINAFDQWGVELGKELGKGVYNRLTGAEETSAEDASTQGLINYFRGRHRG; this is encoded by the coding sequence ATGGCGTACTACCGCACCCCTCATGACGTTACCGCGCTGCCCGCCTGGCACGCGCTCGATCAACATCGCCAAGCCATGCAGGATTTCAGCATGCGCGAGGCCTTTAATGCCGACCCCCAGCGTTTTTCCGAATTCACCCTGAGCAGCTGCGGGCTTTTCCTCGATTACTCGAAAAACCTGATCACCCGCGAAACCCGCGACCTGCTGGTGGGCCTGGCCAACGAAGTGGGCCTTAAAGACGCGATCAACTCGCTGTATGCCGGCGAGCCGGTCAACTCCTCCGAAGGCCGTCCCGCGCTGCACACCGCCCTGCGCCGTCCGGTAGGCGACAAGTTGTCGGTCAACGGCGTGAATATCATGCCGGACGTGCACAAGGTGCTGAACCAGATCACTGACCTGGTCGGCCGCATCCACGACGGCCTGTGGCGTGGCTACACCGAGAAGCCGATCACCGACGTGGTGAACATTGGCATCGGTGGTTCGTTCCTCGGCCCGGAACTGGTCTCCGAAGCGCTGCTGTCCTACGCCCATAAAGGCGTGCGCTGCCATTACCTGGCGAACATCGACGGCAGCGAGTTCCACGAACTGACCATGAAGCTGCGCGCCGAGACCACGCTGTTTATCGTCTCGTCGAAATCCTTCAATACCCTGGAAACCCTGAAAAACGCCCAGGCCGCCCGCGCCTGGTACCTGGCCCAGGGTGGCTCGGAAGCCGAGCTGTATCGCCACTTTATCGCCGTGTCGAGCAACAACGCAGCGGCCGTAGCGTTCGGCATCCGCGAAGAGAACATCTTCCCGATGTGGGACTGGGTCGGCGGTCGTTACTCGCTATGGTCCGCGATCGGCTTGCCTATCGCCCTGGCGATCGGCATGTCCAACTTCAAGGAGTTGCTGTCCGGCGCCTACACCATGGACCAGCATTTCCAGAACGCACCGTTCGAAGACAACATGCCGGTGCTGCTGGGCCTGCTGGGGGTGTGGTACGGCAATTTTTGGGGTTCGCAGAGCCATGCGATCCTGCCGTACGACCATTACCTGCGTAACATCACCAAGCATTTGCAGCAGTTGGACATGGAATCCAACGGCAAGAGCGTGCGCCAGGACGGCACGCCGGTCGCTACCGACACTGGCCCGGTCATCTGGGGCGGCGTGGGCTGCAACGGCCAGCATGCCTATCACCAGTTGCTGCACCAGGGGACCCAACTGATCCCCGCCGACTTCATCGTGCCGATCGTGAGCTTCAACCCGGTCTCCGACCACCACCAGTGGCTGTACGCCAACTGCCTGTCCCAGAGCCAGGCGCTGATGCTCGGCAAGACACGCGCCGAAGCCGAAGCGGAACTGCGCGAAAAGGGTATTCCTGAGGCCGACGTGCAGAAACTGGCGCCCCACAAGGTGATCCCGGGCAACCGTCCGAGCAACACTATCGTGGTCGAACGCATCAGCCCACGTCGCCTGGGCGCGCTGGTCGCCATGTATGAGCACAAAGTGTTCGTCCAGAGCGTTATCTGGGGCATCAACGCCT